One stretch of Thermanaerosceptrum fracticalcis DNA includes these proteins:
- a CDS encoding cobalamin B12-binding domain-containing protein, with translation MNKERPILLAPLDPVHDIGLKIMKRAMDEAGFKTILLPPDYQAEEIIKVALENDVAAILISRTLGYGVAELLARFADLTEAAGLREKVKLAIGGMCIRPELAQELGYDAGFGPGTKPEEVLAFLEGVEYQPDLSANTKEKAALAQGFTYVYKNKQIEELLDTIVDSILVWAQHKTSPAIKRAQIREKLLKLPAGADRSELLQEYLKWCDPKVKDFYEKGTMPPKTRPLTSEELARLDSYVSETQKRMTVQKLQHSKAKPVVFIQYGTGCPFMDIAHIKTGEAWGADGVVHFDPSWGARTEGFLEGYLTHEEDGSIITPENLMRIKGSLCQHTLWQVRAHRGLNSPETVLLAGAMGADLTKINIAYGSLGAGTDPARLTVDAIQAIRYAVQYNLPFDVVTNEELCGVPAHKAFAGMLITAHLGRRLGGKPILQPLFCYSPEVMVSGEMSDNYIDFNAAKIMALRNIVDAPIWPGAPIGFLTQTEDRVQSSVTTALHGALASSLGVEAISIASSDEAYSGGPISAPSRIDTLRALKEAFRFFGRAGIQPTEKAQIWAERMEKGIEEVLEAVAAKGDFVGALYDGLLGSVAEGAYPGRAGRGSLLEE, from the coding sequence ATGAATAAAGAGAGACCCATCTTGCTGGCGCCCCTTGATCCGGTCCATGACATCGGTTTAAAGATTATGAAGAGAGCCATGGATGAGGCAGGGTTTAAAACCATACTGCTTCCTCCTGATTACCAGGCTGAAGAGATTATCAAAGTAGCCCTGGAAAACGATGTTGCCGCTATTCTGATCAGCCGCACTTTAGGTTATGGCGTCGCCGAACTCCTGGCCAGGTTTGCCGATTTAACAGAAGCAGCGGGCCTTAGGGAAAAGGTGAAATTGGCTATTGGGGGAATGTGTATCCGGCCTGAACTGGCCCAGGAGCTGGGCTATGATGCCGGTTTTGGCCCCGGAACCAAGCCGGAAGAAGTGCTGGCCTTCCTGGAAGGTGTGGAATACCAGCCAGATTTAAGCGCCAATACCAAAGAAAAAGCTGCTCTTGCCCAAGGCTTTACTTATGTATACAAGAATAAACAGATAGAAGAGCTTCTGGATACTATCGTAGATTCCATCCTGGTCTGGGCTCAGCATAAAACATCACCGGCCATTAAACGGGCGCAAATCAGGGAAAAGCTTTTAAAATTGCCTGCGGGGGCTGACCGTTCCGAGTTGTTGCAGGAATATTTAAAATGGTGTGACCCTAAGGTAAAGGACTTTTACGAAAAAGGCACGATGCCTCCCAAAACCAGGCCGTTAACTTCCGAAGAATTAGCGCGCCTGGACAGTTACGTGTCTGAAACGCAAAAGCGTATGACGGTACAGAAACTCCAGCACAGTAAGGCCAAACCGGTAGTCTTCATCCAGTACGGTACGGGCTGTCCTTTTATGGATATTGCCCATATTAAAACAGGGGAAGCCTGGGGTGCCGATGGTGTTGTCCATTTTGACCCCTCCTGGGGAGCCCGTACAGAAGGTTTCCTGGAAGGCTACCTGACCCATGAGGAAGACGGTTCCATCATTACCCCGGAAAACCTTATGCGGATTAAAGGGTCTTTATGCCAACATACCCTCTGGCAGGTGAGAGCTCACCGTGGGCTAAATTCTCCTGAAACAGTCCTCCTGGCAGGGGCTATGGGAGCAGATCTCACCAAAATTAATATTGCTTATGGTTCTTTGGGGGCCGGTACCGATCCTGCTCGCTTGACCGTTGATGCCATCCAGGCCATACGCTATGCCGTACAGTATAATTTGCCCTTTGATGTGGTCACTAATGAAGAATTGTGCGGTGTTCCCGCCCATAAAGCCTTTGCCGGAATGCTGATCACGGCCCACCTGGGACGCCGTCTCGGTGGTAAACCTATCCTGCAGCCACTTTTCTGCTACTCGCCGGAGGTCATGGTTTCTGGTGAGATGAGTGATAACTATATTGACTTCAATGCTGCCAAGATTATGGCTTTGCGTAATATCGTGGATGCACCTATCTGGCCCGGCGCACCCATCGGCTTTTTGACCCAGACGGAAGACAGGGTACAATCCTCAGTAACCACAGCCCTGCACGGAGCCCTGGCCTCCTCCTTAGGTGTGGAAGCCATCTCTATAGCCTCCTCTGATGAGGCTTATTCCGGCGGTCCCATCTCGGCTCCTTCCCGGATTGATACTTTACGGGCCCTCAAAGAAGCCTTCCGTTTCTTTGGCCGTGCAGGTATCCAGCCAACGGAAAAAGCACAAATTTGGGCAGAACGGATGGAAAAAGGCATTGAAGAAGTATTAGAGGCAGTAGCAGCCAAAGGCGATTTTGTAGGTGCCTTATATGACGGTCTTTTGGGCAGTGTAGCCGAAGGGGCATACCCAGGACGGGCCGGACGCGGTTCTCTCCTTGAGGAGTAA
- a CDS encoding PLP-dependent transferase, which translates to MAKFKFKYQMYKHLQANIPNIYAEAKKAAEEIGIPAELKGKFGLTGAISGCPAPLRDDILHAGEVEAKKVVPLATYVEEMRGLVKEVYGDDYDVAPVNTCEAGLWVTFDTLFTPPAMGRGDNYRARYIALYEKHLHHQGGYGRPFPPRYKDIFADRGSTAGELGFYGKRQNNLDTIIAPLAGAKYDVHGIKYHPVPLLTEVDPVASKAKLEELAERHATMLTGFTSLGYETPGYGYGVKDENGTPVLQKMVAEVAHKYNVPYVIDNAWGLPFVGTNPVKNGADVIIYSMDKATGSPLCGLIIGKEEFMVPIRRAMGMHGDRYGTTASYGKAAYVTNDPGKEALVGALAALRVLKDKPEVLTKPVDDLYKVVVEEFAQIDPQLKEGIIISKSYNSTAVEVNYEGTWKNERLGIPIFSIEDMYAGSNIFQTGMAQMGVIPTIAYDANIYISPGLGTCDDNGQLIEERARYAVKALVKLIEITCKYAGILE; encoded by the coding sequence ATGGCAAAATTTAAGTTCAAGTATCAAATGTACAAACATCTGCAGGCCAACATTCCCAATATTTATGCGGAAGCCAAAAAGGCCGCAGAAGAAATCGGTATCCCTGCGGAACTCAAAGGGAAGTTCGGTTTGACTGGAGCCATTTCCGGCTGTCCTGCTCCTCTCAGGGATGATATTCTTCATGCCGGCGAGGTGGAAGCCAAGAAAGTTGTTCCCCTGGCCACCTATGTAGAGGAAATGAGAGGTCTTGTGAAAGAGGTCTATGGCGACGACTATGATGTAGCACCTGTAAACACCTGTGAAGCTGGCCTCTGGGTAACCTTCGATACCCTCTTTACACCTCCTGCTATGGGTCGTGGCGATAACTACAGAGCCCGTTACATAGCTCTCTACGAAAAGCACTTGCACCACCAGGGCGGCTATGGACGTCCCTTCCCGCCCCGTTATAAGGATATCTTTGCTGACAGAGGTTCCACAGCAGGTGAATTAGGTTTCTATGGTAAGCGTCAAAACAATCTGGATACTATTATAGCTCCTCTGGCTGGCGCAAAGTACGATGTGCACGGCATTAAGTATCATCCTGTACCCCTTCTCACAGAAGTTGATCCTGTGGCTTCCAAAGCTAAATTAGAAGAACTGGCTGAGCGCCATGCCACTATGCTCACCGGTTTCACCAGCCTAGGCTATGAAACACCTGGCTATGGTTACGGGGTAAAAGACGAAAACGGTACTCCCGTGCTGCAGAAAATGGTAGCAGAGGTTGCTCATAAGTACAATGTTCCTTATGTTATCGACAACGCCTGGGGCTTACCTTTCGTAGGAACTAACCCCGTGAAAAACGGTGCTGATGTGATCATCTACAGTATGGACAAAGCCACTGGTTCACCTCTCTGCGGTTTGATTATCGGTAAAGAAGAGTTTATGGTACCCATCCGCCGCGCTATGGGTATGCATGGTGATCGTTACGGTACGACTGCTTCCTACGGTAAAGCCGCTTACGTTACCAATGACCCCGGTAAGGAAGCTCTGGTTGGTGCCCTGGCTGCTCTCCGCGTACTCAAGGATAAGCCCGAAGTTCTTACCAAGCCTGTTGATGATCTTTACAAGGTTGTTGTGGAAGAATTTGCCCAGATCGATCCCCAACTCAAAGAAGGCATCATCATTAGCAAATCCTACAACTCCACCGCTGTGGAAGTTAACTATGAAGGAACCTGGAAGAATGAACGCTTGGGTATTCCCATCTTCTCCATCGAAGATATGTATGCCGGCAGCAACATCTTCCAGACCGGTATGGCTCAAATGGGTGTTATTCCTACTATTGCTTATGACGCCAACATCTACATTTCACCCGGCCTCGGTACTTGCGATGACAACGGCCAGCTCATTGAGGAAAGAGCCCGCTACGCCGTTAAGGCTCTGGTTAAACTCATCGAAATCACCTGCAAATACGCCGGTATTCTTGAATAG
- a CDS encoding sodium:calcium antiporter — protein MVYILLLVSLAIILFSAEVFTNGIEWLGKKLNLSEGCVGSLLAAVGTALPETMIPVIAILFGTGAEASHIGIGAILGAPFMLSTIAMGLAGFAAICFKCQGKKRTHMMINEGIMRRDLSFFLIVYAVALAAAFLPGGFIRIIVALGLVGAYVYYAMETLKAGECQADADLHPLIIAKKNPNPSLSLVLLQIGLALGGIVYGAHLFVDGITHLAVVLGIPAFVLSLIIAPIATELPEKFNSIIWIRQGKDTLALGNITGAMVFQSSIVPALGIALTPWKLSFLALTSGVLALTAAGIVYYLLRSQGKIKPTTLVTVGSLYLVFIAAVIYTGGGTH, from the coding sequence ATGGTCTACATTCTTCTATTAGTAAGTTTAGCAATTATTCTTTTCAGCGCCGAAGTATTCACCAATGGCATCGAATGGCTGGGAAAAAAACTAAACCTTTCCGAAGGATGCGTGGGCAGCCTTTTGGCGGCGGTAGGTACGGCTCTCCCAGAGACAATGATTCCCGTTATCGCTATCCTCTTCGGCACCGGAGCAGAAGCCTCCCATATCGGTATTGGTGCTATCCTGGGAGCGCCTTTCATGCTATCAACTATTGCCATGGGATTAGCTGGGTTTGCTGCAATATGCTTTAAATGTCAGGGTAAGAAAAGAACTCATATGATGATTAATGAAGGCATTATGAGACGGGATTTATCCTTCTTCCTAATCGTTTACGCTGTGGCCCTGGCAGCGGCTTTCCTGCCCGGCGGCTTCATCAGAATAATTGTAGCTTTAGGACTGGTAGGCGCATACGTTTACTATGCCATGGAAACGCTGAAAGCCGGGGAATGCCAGGCTGACGCTGATTTACACCCTTTGATCATCGCTAAGAAAAACCCCAATCCGTCCCTGTCCTTAGTTCTCCTCCAGATCGGCCTCGCCCTGGGAGGTATTGTATACGGCGCTCATCTTTTTGTTGATGGGATCACTCACCTGGCTGTTGTTCTGGGTATTCCTGCTTTTGTTCTCTCCCTCATTATCGCTCCCATTGCTACCGAACTCCCTGAGAAATTTAACAGTATTATCTGGATCCGGCAGGGTAAAGATACTCTGGCTTTGGGCAACATCACCGGAGCCATGGTCTTTCAGAGCTCCATTGTCCCCGCCCTGGGAATTGCCTTGACTCCCTGGAAACTTTCTTTCCTGGCTTTAACCAGCGGTGTTCTGGCTCTGACAGCTGCCGGCATCGTCTATTATCTCCTGCGCAGCCAGGGTAAGATCAAACCAACCACTCTGGTCACCGTAGGTTCCCTGTACCTTGTGTTTATTGCTGCAGTAATCTACACAGGGGGCGGAACACACTAA
- a CDS encoding rubrerythrin family protein has translation MSSEKNLKAAFAGESQANRKYLAFAQKAEEEGHKSIAKLFRATAEAETLHALSHLKVLGEIKSTKENLEAAKAGETYEFEVMYPEFLEEAKKEGHQAAIRTFHLANEAEKVHAKLYDKALQELDKGIEHDYYLCPVCGNIEEDEAPEKCSICGVPASKFIKY, from the coding sequence ATGTCAAGTGAAAAAAACCTGAAAGCAGCCTTTGCAGGAGAATCTCAAGCTAACCGCAAGTACCTGGCCTTTGCCCAGAAAGCAGAAGAAGAAGGCCATAAGAGTATCGCTAAATTATTTAGGGCTACGGCAGAAGCTGAAACCCTCCATGCTTTAAGTCATCTGAAGGTGTTGGGAGAAATAAAAAGCACCAAGGAAAACCTGGAAGCAGCCAAGGCCGGTGAAACTTATGAATTTGAAGTCATGTACCCGGAGTTTTTAGAGGAAGCTAAAAAAGAAGGCCACCAGGCTGCCATCAGAACCTTCCATTTGGCCAATGAAGCAGAAAAAGTCCATGCCAAACTCTATGATAAGGCTCTCCAAGAATTAGACAAAGGCATTGAGCATGATTATTACTTATGCCCTGTCTGTGGCAATATTGAAGAAGATGAGGCACCTGAAAAGTGCAGCATCTGCGGCGTTCCCGCCAGCAAGTTCATTAAATATTAA
- a CDS encoding glycosyl hydrolase family 18 protein, with protein sequence MSTPLRRVPKTQDKGPLVAILVLALLVLLYFSPGFFRGNLNPGSQPQIYYRGNLFKENALYREGQVYLPFTFFKEHIDPSLQWDEKRKYVIITTNKNVYHFPLGKLEGMLNLEPYSFTYPVINVNGEIYLPADPIQNYYDLEIKNWEDEKIVSIHDLKKPVQQGVVLETAKLRARPDKRSVWTGEITRDTQAAILKEDNGWYWLETEKGLMGYLEKRKVKLTEIVNREIKKEIYQPWNPLGRPIFLAWEFVNTTTVNPDKIGKLPGLQVISPTWFHLQEEGLVRNNGDKKFVDWAHQNGRQVWGLFDNSFNPELTHKMLNDTDLRIKVIKQLLSYVDLYQLDGINLDFENVYLKDKEALVQFVRELTPLLHEKERTVSIDVTFKSKSENWSLFYDRKALGEIVDYVMVMAYDEHGRSSPVAGSVASLPWVERGLQELLQEVPNDKVLLGVPFYTRLWKVEKDETGKINLSSQALSMEQAEKWIKEHKGQIVLDEASGQNYVEVKEGEATYKMWLEDSHSIKKRIELMKKYRLAGIAAWRRGFEKEELWPVMTELLNKRW encoded by the coding sequence ATGAGTACACCACTACGGAGAGTTCCTAAGACTCAAGATAAGGGGCCCCTTGTGGCCATACTGGTTTTGGCCTTATTAGTCCTCCTGTACTTCTCGCCGGGATTTTTCCGGGGAAATTTAAATCCAGGCAGCCAACCACAAATTTACTATCGGGGAAATCTATTTAAAGAGAATGCCTTATACAGGGAGGGACAAGTCTATTTACCCTTTACTTTCTTTAAAGAGCATATTGACCCTTCCCTTCAGTGGGATGAAAAGAGAAAATACGTAATCATCACAACTAACAAAAACGTCTACCATTTTCCCCTGGGTAAGCTGGAAGGGATGTTAAACCTGGAACCCTACTCCTTTACTTATCCGGTCATCAACGTTAACGGCGAGATCTACTTACCCGCCGACCCCATACAAAATTATTACGACCTGGAGATTAAAAACTGGGAAGACGAAAAGATTGTTAGCATCCATGATTTGAAAAAACCTGTCCAGCAGGGAGTTGTCTTAGAAACAGCCAAACTAAGGGCAAGACCTGACAAAAGGTCTGTGTGGACCGGGGAGATAACCCGGGATACCCAGGCCGCAATTCTTAAAGAGGATAATGGTTGGTACTGGCTGGAAACAGAAAAGGGACTCATGGGTTACCTGGAGAAAAGAAAGGTTAAACTTACGGAAATCGTGAACCGGGAAATAAAAAAAGAAATATATCAACCGTGGAATCCCTTGGGAAGGCCCATCTTTTTAGCCTGGGAATTTGTCAATACTACGACGGTAAATCCCGATAAAATCGGTAAATTACCGGGCTTACAGGTTATCTCTCCCACCTGGTTTCATTTACAGGAAGAGGGCCTGGTCAGAAATAACGGAGATAAGAAATTCGTAGACTGGGCTCACCAGAATGGCCGGCAGGTCTGGGGGCTTTTTGATAATAGTTTTAATCCGGAACTGACCCATAAAATGCTTAACGATACCGATCTGAGAATTAAAGTGATTAAACAGCTGCTAAGTTACGTAGACCTGTACCAACTGGACGGCATCAATCTTGATTTTGAGAACGTGTATCTCAAGGATAAGGAAGCCTTGGTCCAGTTTGTGCGGGAACTTACCCCACTTTTACATGAAAAAGAACGGACAGTTTCTATTGATGTGACATTTAAGTCCAAGAGCGAGAACTGGTCCCTGTTTTATGACCGTAAAGCCCTGGGTGAAATAGTGGATTATGTGATGGTAATGGCCTACGATGAACATGGCCGCTCCAGTCCTGTAGCGGGTTCGGTTGCTTCCCTCCCCTGGGTGGAAAGAGGCTTGCAGGAACTCTTGCAAGAAGTACCCAATGACAAAGTTTTACTGGGTGTACCCTTTTATACCCGGCTCTGGAAAGTGGAGAAAGATGAAACGGGAAAAATAAACCTGTCCTCCCAGGCCCTTTCCATGGAGCAGGCGGAAAAATGGATTAAGGAACACAAGGGCCAAATCGTCCTTGATGAAGCTTCCGGTCAAAATTACGTGGAAGTGAAAGAAGGAGAGGCCACCTATAAAATGTGGCTGGAAGACAGTCATTCCATAAAGAAGCGAATTGAGCTCATGAAAAAGTACCGTTTGGCAGGGATTGCCGCCTGGCGCCGGGGTTTTGAAAAAGAGGAATTATGGCCGGTGATGACGGAACTCTTAAATAAGCGATGGTAG
- a CDS encoding Wadjet anti-phage system protein JetA family protein yields the protein MKFFEVFPHNFFSLFASPNREIYVEALLVLHRHYRQETRLKKQDLVSRLVANMENRMLELQEEEGDVYSLGEEVNLSGRAHFLLRKFLETGWLEAEPDASSFEELYVIPGYASKLLNLFYDILHGKTVEYNGFVYSTYSSLRTAQQERDEYMYDALKHACQATQLLWASLRELLDNIRLYHQRLQEQVEIKEILAEHFDKFRLLISDKIYHPLKTFDSVPRFKQRILGILREWLRDPQLLQELAKTAVRRGEYPEVAEARSQVIRMIGEVMDTYERLDGILAQIDKKNATYTRASVERMQYYLNTDQDVRGKLVEILRAVPALKKENVRFTAELTRGLPLFSRGFVDDVSLYTEPRRQREHQPLADPEVSEASPQEIEAEFREFRKRLQQVYSHHKVLEFIMAQLEDRLKITAGELELTGDEDFVKLLLAVIKHDEKGLPYRIEFKEGYLWVNGYRLPDLVIAREKEYLRNVAK from the coding sequence ATGAAATTTTTTGAAGTTTTTCCCCATAATTTCTTTTCCCTCTTTGCTTCACCCAACAGGGAAATCTATGTAGAGGCTTTATTGGTACTCCACCGTCACTACCGGCAGGAGACGCGGTTAAAGAAACAGGACCTGGTCTCCCGTTTAGTGGCCAATATGGAGAACAGGATGCTGGAACTACAAGAAGAAGAAGGGGATGTCTACAGCCTGGGGGAGGAGGTTAACCTTTCGGGCCGGGCCCATTTTTTGCTGCGCAAATTCCTGGAGACGGGCTGGTTGGAAGCTGAACCCGATGCCTCCTCCTTTGAAGAACTCTATGTGATACCCGGTTATGCCAGCAAACTCCTGAATCTTTTTTACGATATCCTTCATGGCAAAACCGTGGAATACAACGGCTTTGTCTATTCTACTTACTCCAGCCTGCGCACGGCCCAGCAGGAACGGGATGAGTATATGTATGACGCTTTAAAGCATGCCTGCCAGGCTACCCAGCTCTTGTGGGCCAGCCTTCGGGAGCTTTTGGATAACATCCGCCTGTATCATCAAAGGCTCCAGGAACAGGTGGAAATTAAAGAAATCCTGGCTGAACACTTTGATAAGTTCCGTCTGCTCATTTCCGATAAGATTTACCATCCCCTCAAGACCTTCGACAGCGTACCCCGTTTTAAGCAGCGCATCCTGGGTATCCTGCGGGAGTGGTTACGGGATCCCCAGCTGCTCCAGGAGCTGGCCAAGACGGCGGTGAGACGGGGAGAATACCCTGAGGTTGCTGAGGCCCGTTCTCAGGTGATCCGGATGATTGGGGAGGTTATGGATACATATGAAAGACTGGACGGGATCCTGGCCCAGATCGATAAGAAGAATGCTACCTACACTAGGGCTTCCGTGGAGAGGATGCAGTATTACTTAAATACTGATCAGGATGTGCGGGGCAAGCTGGTGGAGATTCTTCGGGCCGTCCCTGCTTTGAAAAAGGAAAATGTACGCTTTACGGCAGAATTAACCAGGGGGTTACCTCTCTTTTCCCGGGGATTTGTCGATGATGTCTCCCTCTATACAGAACCGCGCAGGCAAAGGGAGCACCAGCCCCTGGCTGATCCAGAGGTCTCGGAGGCATCGCCCCAGGAAATTGAAGCAGAATTCCGGGAATTCAGGAAACGCCTGCAGCAGGTCTATTCCCATCATAAGGTTTTGGAGTTTATCATGGCTCAGCTTGAAGACAGGCTGAAAATTACGGCCGGAGAGCTGGAATTGACCGGTGACGAGGATTTTGTGAAATTGCTGCTGGCCGTTATCAAACACGATGAGAAAGGGCTGCCTTACAGAATTGAGTTTAAAGAGGGCTATCTTTGGGTCAACGGTTACCGGCTGCCCGACCTAGTCATCGCCAGAGAGAAGGAGTATCTGCGCAATGTGGCAAAATGA
- a CDS encoding DUF4194 domain-containing protein, with translation MWQNEWEQLSEKDREQFMKVLNRLFQCTFIVREEIDQKSKTVVINKDFRFIERYYTLFKNYLKVSGWELQLDNYLGVIALYNRYGYSRHRLNKHVTYFLYILRLIYEEQREKLSMRKEALTTIGEIVEKMFHLGLIEKKPADTVLRESLSVLRNFNIIERIEGSWTSPETRLVIYPSILLLVTNEKITALYQWLKQDGSGDEAGEEEADEDLTEDALD, from the coding sequence ATGTGGCAAAATGAATGGGAACAACTCAGTGAAAAGGACAGAGAGCAGTTTATGAAGGTACTGAACCGCTTGTTTCAGTGTACTTTCATTGTCAGAGAGGAAATAGACCAAAAGAGCAAAACAGTTGTCATTAATAAGGATTTCCGTTTTATTGAAAGGTATTATACCCTCTTTAAAAACTATCTCAAAGTATCGGGCTGGGAATTACAGCTGGACAACTACCTGGGGGTTATTGCCCTTTATAACCGCTATGGTTATAGCCGGCACCGTTTAAACAAGCATGTTACTTATTTTCTTTATATTTTACGCCTTATTTACGAAGAACAGCGGGAAAAACTCTCCATGCGCAAAGAGGCCCTGACTACTATCGGGGAAATCGTGGAAAAGATGTTTCATTTAGGCCTCATTGAGAAAAAGCCTGCCGATACTGTTTTAAGAGAGAGTTTGTCTGTGTTGCGAAACTTTAACATTATCGAGAGGATCGAAGGGAGCTGGACCAGTCCCGAAACCCGGCTGGTCATTTATCCCTCTATTCTTTTACTGGTGACCAATGAAAAGATCACGGCCCTTTACCAGTGGTTAAAGCAGGATGGATCCGGGGATGAGGCCGGGGAGGAGGAAGCCGATGAAGATCTTACAGAAGATGCTCTTGATTAA